In Serratia marcescens subsp. marcescens ATCC 13880, a single genomic region encodes these proteins:
- a CDS encoding amino acid permease, translated as MEKKLGLTALTALVLSSMLGAGVFSLPQNMAQVASPAALLLGWGITGVGILFLAFAMLLLTRLRPDLDGGIFTYAKEGFGELVGFCSAWGYWLCAVIANVSYLVIVFAALSIFTDRGGNVILGDGNTWQALIAESALLWIVHALVLRGVQTAASINLAATLAKLLPLGMFAVLAAIAFKMDVFTLDFNGVALGKPVWEQVKDTMLITLWVFIGVEGAVVVSARARNKKDVGRATMLAVLSALAVYLMVTLLSLGVVPRSELAEMRNPSMAVLMVELIGPWGDVLIAAGLIVSVCGAYLSWTIMAAEVPLLAAQHGAFPRVFGKQNRHHAPSSSLWLTNIAVQLALVLIWLTGSNYNSLLTIASEMILVPYFLVGAFLFKVAYRRRDKRLIFAATGACVYGLWLLYASGLMHLLMSVLLYAPGLLVFMYARRGHRDINLLNRLEKSSIFLLLVATLPAGWFMLH; from the coding sequence TTGGAAAAAAAACTCGGTCTTACCGCGCTAACCGCTTTGGTGCTCAGCTCGATGCTGGGCGCCGGCGTGTTCAGTCTGCCGCAAAACATGGCGCAGGTCGCCAGCCCCGCCGCGCTGCTGCTGGGTTGGGGGATCACCGGCGTCGGCATTCTGTTTTTAGCATTCGCCATGCTGTTGCTTACGCGTTTGCGTCCGGATCTGGACGGCGGCATCTTCACCTACGCCAAAGAAGGATTCGGCGAACTGGTGGGCTTCTGCTCCGCCTGGGGTTACTGGCTGTGCGCCGTGATCGCCAACGTCTCGTATCTGGTGATCGTGTTCGCGGCGCTGAGCATTTTCACCGATCGCGGCGGCAACGTTATCCTCGGTGACGGCAATACCTGGCAGGCGCTGATCGCCGAATCCGCCCTGCTGTGGATCGTGCACGCGCTGGTGCTGCGCGGCGTGCAAACCGCCGCCAGCATCAATCTGGCGGCCACCCTCGCCAAGCTGTTGCCGCTGGGAATGTTCGCCGTTCTGGCGGCGATCGCCTTTAAAATGGACGTGTTCACACTGGATTTCAACGGCGTCGCCCTCGGCAAACCGGTGTGGGAACAGGTCAAGGACACCATGCTGATCACCCTATGGGTGTTTATCGGCGTGGAGGGCGCGGTGGTGGTTTCCGCTCGCGCCCGCAATAAGAAAGACGTGGGCCGCGCCACTATGCTGGCGGTGCTGTCGGCGCTGGCGGTGTATCTGATGGTCACGCTGCTGTCGCTGGGCGTGGTGCCGCGCAGCGAACTGGCCGAGATGCGCAATCCGTCGATGGCGGTGCTGATGGTAGAACTGATCGGCCCGTGGGGAGACGTGCTCATCGCCGCCGGCCTGATCGTTTCCGTGTGCGGCGCCTACCTGAGCTGGACCATCATGGCGGCGGAAGTGCCGCTGCTGGCCGCGCAGCACGGCGCGTTTCCGCGCGTGTTCGGCAAGCAGAACCGCCATCACGCCCCGTCCTCTTCGCTGTGGCTGACCAATATCGCGGTGCAGCTGGCGCTGGTGCTGATCTGGCTGACCGGCAGCAACTACAACTCGCTGTTGACCATCGCTTCGGAAATGATCCTGGTGCCTTACTTCCTGGTCGGCGCATTTCTGTTCAAGGTGGCTTACCGCCGCCGCGACAAACGCCTGATCTTCGCCGCCACCGGCGCCTGCGTCTATGGCCTGTGGCTGCTGTATGCTTCCGGGCTGATGCACCTGCTGATGTCGGTGCTGCTGTATGCGCCAGGGCTGTTGGTGTTCATGTATGCCCGCCGCGGCCATCGGGATATCAATCTGCTCAATCGCCTGGAAAAAAGCAGCATCTTCTTGCTGCTGGTGGCCACGCTGCCTGCCGGCTGGTTTATGTTGCACTAA